In one Nocardia tengchongensis genomic region, the following are encoded:
- the tsaB gene encoding tRNA (adenosine(37)-N6)-threonylcarbamoyltransferase complex dimerization subunit type 1 TsaB — MLILAVDTATPAVTAGLVELEPAQPGSNAPRITTITAEVTVDARAHNEVLTPQILTCLAESGRSRADIAAVVAGVGPGPFTGLRVGMATAAAFGDALGIPVYGVCSLDAIAADTESYLRESSEPVELLVVTDARRREVYWARYRAIPGSLVLERSEGPEVSKPADLDQAAATLIAGSASHVDYFDLPVIPVETPSPAGLVRCAAADILSGAVPAPLVPLYLRRPDAVEKSYAQVGR; from the coding sequence ATGCTGATATTGGCTGTCGACACCGCGACTCCCGCCGTCACAGCGGGCCTGGTGGAACTGGAACCGGCACAACCCGGGTCGAACGCACCCCGCATCACCACGATCACCGCCGAGGTGACCGTGGACGCACGCGCGCACAACGAGGTGCTGACTCCCCAGATCCTGACCTGCCTGGCCGAATCCGGGCGCTCCCGTGCGGATATCGCGGCGGTCGTGGCCGGGGTCGGTCCGGGGCCGTTCACCGGGCTACGCGTCGGCATGGCCACCGCGGCCGCGTTCGGCGACGCGCTCGGCATCCCCGTGTACGGGGTGTGCAGTCTCGACGCCATCGCCGCCGACACCGAGAGCTATCTGCGCGAGAGCTCCGAACCGGTCGAACTGCTGGTCGTCACCGACGCCCGCCGCCGCGAGGTGTACTGGGCGCGCTACCGCGCCATCCCCGGCAGCCTGGTGCTCGAACGCAGTGAGGGCCCCGAGGTGAGCAAGCCCGCCGACCTGGATCAGGCGGCCGCCACCCTGATCGCCGGATCCGCCTCGCACGTCGACTATTTCGACCTGCCGGTGATCCCGGTCGAGACGCCGTCCCCGGCCGGTCTGGTGCGTTGCGCCGCCGCCGACATCCTGTCCGGAGCCGTCCCCGCGCCGCTGGTACCGCTGTATCTGCGCCGCCCGGACGCCGTCGAGAAGAGTTACGCGCAGGTGGGCCGATGA
- the dapA gene encoding 4-hydroxy-tetrahydrodipicolinate synthase: MTFNGLYVPLVTPFTADDEVAADALEALAHEVLDAGATGLVALGTTGEPTTLTAAEQARVIDVCARVCAERDAALIVGAGSNATLDSARALTALDPRATAALAVVPYYNRPSEDGVVEHFRALAAASPVPVLIYHIPYRTSRTLSAETLCRLAELPNVAGFKYTAGGIDETTVTFLARLPEHTSVLAGDDLFAAPLLALGATGAILACANVAPAAYADLVTAWRTGALDAGRELGNRLAPLANALFSEPNPIVVKAALAAQGRIPTPNLRLPLLPASPEALASALAALSTALPAVV; this comes from the coding sequence ATGACATTCAACGGCCTGTACGTGCCCCTGGTCACGCCCTTCACCGCCGACGACGAGGTGGCCGCGGACGCCCTCGAGGCGCTCGCCCACGAGGTCCTCGACGCCGGCGCGACGGGCCTCGTCGCGCTCGGCACCACCGGCGAACCCACCACCCTCACCGCCGCGGAGCAGGCCCGGGTCATCGATGTCTGCGCCCGCGTCTGCGCCGAACGCGACGCCGCCCTGATCGTCGGCGCCGGCTCCAACGCCACGCTCGACTCGGCGCGCGCCCTCACCGCCCTCGACCCGCGCGCCACCGCCGCCCTCGCGGTCGTCCCCTACTACAACCGGCCCTCGGAAGACGGTGTGGTGGAACACTTCCGGGCCCTCGCCGCCGCCAGCCCGGTGCCGGTGCTGATCTACCACATCCCGTATCGCACCTCCCGCACGCTGAGCGCCGAAACCCTGTGCCGGCTGGCCGAACTCCCCAATGTGGCGGGCTTCAAGTACACGGCCGGCGGCATCGACGAGACGACGGTGACCTTCCTGGCCCGGCTGCCCGAGCACACCTCGGTGCTGGCGGGCGACGATCTGTTCGCCGCCCCGCTGCTGGCGCTCGGCGCGACGGGCGCGATTCTCGCGTGCGCCAATGTCGCACCTGCGGCCTACGCCGACCTGGTCACCGCGTGGCGCACCGGCGCGCTCGACGCGGGCCGCGAACTCGGCAACCGGCTCGCGCCCCTGGCGAACGCCCTGTTCAGCGAACCCAATCCGATTGTCGTGAAGGCGGCTCTGGCAGCCCAGGGCCGCATCCCCACCCCGAACCTGCGGCTCCCGCTGCTGCCCGCGAGCCCCGAGGCCCTCGCATCGGCCTTGGCCGCACTGTCCACGGCACTGCCCGCCGTGGTGTAG
- a CDS encoding NAD(P)H-hydrate dehydratase, whose product MLDYYTADEVRAAEAELFTRVPAGMPMHRAAFGLADVVARELRERTGGVAGRTVTLLVGSGDNGGDALWAGSFLRRRGVAVRAVLLAPERAHVAGLAALRRTGGRICPAPATVAELVVQGAGALLGTPDLVVDGIVGISGRGPLRPVAAELVAGVRCPIIAADLPSGVDPDTGAVSGPTVRADVTVTFGALKPVHALAAPLCGRIELVPIGLRLPDANLIALEPRTVGAGWPVPGPFDDKYTQGVTGVCAGSATYPGAAVLCTGGAIAATSGLVRYAGTGAAQVLAHFPEVVAAETISSAGRVQSWVCGPGAGTDAAARDRLAEILATDLPVVVDADGLTLLATEPGLVTGRTAPTVLTPHAGEFARLTGSEPGPDRVAAVRKLAESWQVTVLLKGRATLIASPGRPVLVNEAGGSWAATAGSGDVLSGIIAALLASGRDPAWAAAAAARVHALAANLAAHSATTAGAPISASPLLSHVREAIGTLRELAAR is encoded by the coding sequence GTGCTCGATTACTACACGGCCGACGAAGTACGGGCCGCGGAAGCCGAACTCTTCACCCGGGTACCCGCCGGAATGCCCATGCACCGCGCCGCCTTCGGCCTCGCCGACGTGGTGGCGCGCGAACTCCGGGAACGCACCGGCGGCGTGGCGGGCCGAACGGTCACCCTGCTGGTCGGCTCCGGCGACAACGGCGGCGACGCGCTGTGGGCGGGCTCGTTCCTGCGGCGACGCGGGGTGGCTGTGCGGGCGGTGCTGCTTGCGCCGGAACGCGCCCACGTCGCGGGGCTGGCCGCGCTGCGCAGGACGGGCGGGCGGATCTGCCCCGCGCCCGCCACGGTCGCAGAGCTGGTCGTGCAGGGGGCTGGAGCGTTGCTCGGCACCCCTGACCTGGTCGTGGACGGCATCGTCGGTATCTCCGGGCGTGGCCCGCTGCGACCGGTGGCGGCCGAACTGGTTGCGGGCGTGCGCTGTCCGATCATCGCCGCGGATCTGCCCAGCGGCGTCGATCCCGACACCGGAGCCGTGAGCGGTCCCACGGTTCGCGCGGACGTCACGGTCACATTCGGTGCGTTGAAGCCGGTGCACGCGTTGGCCGCGCCGTTGTGCGGACGAATCGAGCTGGTGCCCATCGGGTTACGGCTGCCCGATGCGAATCTGATTGCGCTGGAACCGCGTACGGTCGGCGCGGGCTGGCCGGTCCCCGGACCGTTCGACGACAAATACACCCAAGGCGTGACGGGTGTCTGCGCGGGCAGCGCGACGTATCCGGGCGCAGCTGTCCTGTGCACCGGAGGCGCGATCGCCGCCACCTCGGGCCTGGTGCGTTACGCGGGTACCGGCGCGGCTCAGGTCCTCGCCCACTTCCCGGAAGTGGTTGCCGCCGAGACTATTTCCTCGGCTGGCCGGGTCCAATCCTGGGTCTGCGGCCCCGGCGCGGGCACCGACGCCGCTGCCCGGGATCGGCTCGCCGAGATCCTCGCCACCGACCTCCCCGTCGTGGTCGACGCCGATGGTCTGACCCTGCTCGCCACCGAACCCGGGCTGGTCACCGGCCGCACGGCCCCGACCGTCCTCACGCCGCACGCGGGGGAGTTCGCCCGCCTCACCGGTTCCGAACCCGGCCCCGACCGCGTCGCCGCCGTCCGCAAACTGGCCGAATCCTGGCAGGTCACAGTACTTCTGAAGGGCCGCGCCACCCTGATCGCCAGCCCCGGTCGTCCGGTCCTGGTCAACGAGGCGGGCGGTTCCTGGGCCGCCACCGCCGGATCCGGTGACGTCCTGTCCGGCATCATCGCGGCCCTGCTGGCCAGCGGTCGCGACCCGGCCTGGGCCGCGGCCGCCGCCGCCCGCGTCCACGCCCTGGCCGCCAACCTCGCGGCCCACTCCGCCACCACCGCCGGCGCCCCGATCTCCGCTTCCCCCTTGCTCTCCCACGTCCGCGAGGCGATCGGCACCCTGCGAGAGCTCGCGGCTCGCTGA
- a CDS encoding cupredoxin family copper-binding protein — translation MPIRQSPSRALLLVAVVAGALAAGGCSSDTSKPAATSTPAAAASSTAATSAGPAAPAAVTVNVTDMKFSPADVTIKAGDTVTWKFDDKAPHAVQGIGDVALGINSPIIRKGEWSHTFTSPGTYRYLCPLHPDMKGTVTVQ, via the coding sequence ATGCCGATCCGCCAGTCGCCCTCGCGTGCCCTGCTTCTCGTCGCCGTCGTGGCGGGGGCGCTAGCGGCCGGGGGCTGCTCCTCGGACACCTCGAAGCCCGCCGCCACCTCGACACCGGCGGCCGCCGCGTCCTCGACGGCGGCGACCTCGGCCGGTCCGGCCGCGCCCGCCGCCGTCACCGTGAACGTCACGGACATGAAGTTCTCCCCGGCCGACGTCACCATCAAGGCCGGCGACACGGTGACCTGGAAGTTCGACGACAAGGCCCCGCACGCCGTGCAGGGCATCGGGGATGTCGCGCTCGGCATCAACAGCCCGATCATCCGCAAGGGCGAGTGGAGCCACACCTTCACCTCGCCGGGCACCTACCGCTACCTGTGCCCGCTGCACCCGGACATGAAGGGCACCGTCACCGTCCAGTGA
- the glmS gene encoding glutamine--fructose-6-phosphate transaminase (isomerizing), with amino-acid sequence MCGIVGYVGYRDALGVVVDALRRMEYRGYDSAGVAILDGLGGLAVERKAGRLANLEAELVDRGPERYAGSTGMGHTRWATHGAPTDRNAHPHRDRTGRVAVVHNGIIENFAPLRRELEDAGVELGSDTDTEVAVHLVSNAYAAGDTAGDFVASALSVVRRLEGAFTLVFTHADHPGTIVAARRSTPLVIGVGQGEMFLASDVTAFIEHTREAVELGQDQAVVITADSYRVTDFDGVADEVRTRPFTIDWDLAAAEKGGHDYFMLKEIEEQPAGVADTLIGHFANGRIVLDEQRLHDQELREVDKVFVVACGSSYHAGLLAKYAIEHWTRLPVEVELASEFRYRDPVLDRSTLVVAISQSGETADTLEAVRHAKEQKARVLAICNTNGAQIPREADAVLYTRTGPEIGVASTKAFLAQITANYLVGLALAQARGVKYPDEVAREFAELESMPKLVAQVLESAERVREIAREFAHVPTVLFLGRHVGYPVALEGALKLKELAYMHAEGFAAGELKHGPIALIEDGLPVFVIMPSPKGRAVLHSKLLSNIREIQARGARTIVIAEEGDDTVRPFADYLIEIPSAPTLYQPLLSTVPLQIFAAEVAQARGYDVDKPRNLAKSVTVE; translated from the coding sequence ATGTGCGGAATCGTGGGGTATGTGGGGTACCGGGACGCGCTCGGTGTGGTCGTCGATGCTTTGCGCCGCATGGAATATCGAGGCTACGACTCGGCCGGAGTCGCCATCCTGGACGGGTTGGGCGGCCTTGCCGTGGAGCGCAAGGCGGGGCGGCTGGCCAACCTGGAGGCCGAGCTCGTCGACCGCGGGCCCGAGCGCTACGCCGGATCCACCGGGATGGGGCACACCCGCTGGGCCACGCACGGAGCGCCCACCGACCGCAACGCCCACCCGCACCGCGACCGCACCGGCCGGGTCGCCGTGGTGCACAACGGCATCATCGAGAACTTCGCCCCGCTGCGTCGCGAACTCGAGGACGCGGGCGTCGAACTGGGCAGTGACACCGACACCGAGGTGGCGGTGCACCTGGTGTCGAACGCCTACGCCGCCGGCGACACCGCCGGTGACTTCGTGGCCTCCGCGCTGAGCGTGGTGCGCCGCCTGGAGGGTGCGTTCACGCTGGTCTTCACCCACGCCGACCACCCCGGCACCATCGTGGCCGCCCGCCGCTCCACGCCGCTGGTGATCGGCGTCGGCCAGGGTGAGATGTTCCTCGCCTCCGACGTGACCGCCTTCATCGAACACACCCGGGAGGCAGTCGAACTCGGGCAGGACCAGGCCGTCGTCATCACCGCCGACAGCTACCGGGTCACCGACTTCGACGGCGTGGCCGACGAGGTCCGCACCCGCCCGTTCACCATCGACTGGGACCTGGCCGCCGCCGAGAAGGGCGGCCACGACTACTTCATGCTCAAGGAGATCGAGGAGCAGCCCGCGGGCGTCGCCGACACGCTCATCGGCCATTTCGCCAACGGCCGGATCGTGCTCGACGAGCAGCGGCTCCACGATCAGGAGCTGCGGGAGGTCGACAAGGTCTTCGTAGTCGCCTGCGGCAGTTCGTATCACGCGGGCCTGCTGGCCAAGTACGCCATCGAGCACTGGACCCGACTGCCCGTCGAGGTCGAACTGGCCAGCGAATTCCGTTACCGTGACCCGGTTCTGGACCGCTCCACCCTGGTGGTCGCCATCTCCCAGTCCGGCGAGACCGCCGACACTCTGGAGGCCGTGCGTCACGCCAAGGAGCAGAAGGCGCGAGTCCTGGCCATCTGCAACACCAATGGCGCGCAGATCCCCCGCGAAGCCGACGCCGTCCTCTACACCCGCACCGGCCCGGAGATCGGCGTCGCCTCCACCAAGGCGTTCCTGGCCCAGATCACCGCCAACTACCTGGTCGGCCTGGCGCTGGCGCAGGCGCGCGGCGTCAAATACCCGGACGAGGTGGCGCGCGAGTTCGCCGAACTGGAGTCCATGCCGAAACTCGTTGCCCAGGTGCTGGAGTCGGCCGAACGAGTACGGGAGATCGCTCGCGAGTTCGCACACGTCCCCACGGTGCTGTTCCTGGGCCGCCACGTCGGCTACCCGGTCGCGCTCGAAGGCGCGCTGAAACTGAAGGAACTCGCGTACATGCACGCCGAGGGCTTCGCGGCGGGCGAACTCAAGCACGGCCCGATCGCGTTGATCGAGGACGGGCTGCCGGTGTTCGTGATCATGCCGTCGCCGAAGGGCCGCGCGGTGCTGCACTCCAAGCTGCTCAGCAATATCCGCGAGATCCAGGCCCGCGGCGCGCGCACCATCGTCATCGCTGAGGAGGGCGACGACACGGTGCGGCCGTTCGCCGACTACCTGATCGAAATCCCCTCGGCCCCAACGCTGTACCAGCCGCTGCTGTCGACGGTCCCGCTGCAGATCTTCGCCGCCGAGGTGGCGCAGGCCCGCGGCTACGACGTCGACAAGCCCCGCAACCTGGCCAAGTCGGTGACCGTCGAGTAG